The proteins below come from a single Camelus bactrianus isolate YW-2024 breed Bactrian camel chromosome 2, ASM4877302v1, whole genome shotgun sequence genomic window:
- the LOC105070491 gene encoding UPF0462 protein C4orf33 homolog: MLQPLTEIFKSNQEREQLPAGRGELEYRITTTWDSLPVLQRPMTPKFRSGVQGLLMDLNAPFFDDPPAPHHEAGQPFDGLWKYEGTDSTWSYCSPVVMHLHHRFEYFKPFNLKWIIGDDWEQPDSELWKELCCDPLHSDNTGYNS; this comes from the exons gaCTGAAATTTTCAAAAGTAACCAAGAAAGAGAACAACTGCCAGCTGGAAGAGGAGAG TTGGAATATAGAATTACCACCACGTGGGACAGTTTACCAGTGCTGCAAAGGCCTATGACTCCCAAGTTTAGATCTGGGGTCCAAGGCTTACTGATGGACTTGAATGCTCCTTTCTTTGATGATCCCCCAGCACCACATCATGAAGCAGGACAACCTTTTGATGGACTCTGGAAGTATGAAG gCACAGACAGCACCTGGTCTTACTGCTCTCCAGTGGTGATGCATTTGCA CCATCGCTTTGAGTATTTTAAACCTTTCAACCTGAAGTGGATTATCGGAGACGACTGGGAGCAGCCAGACTCAGAGCTGTGGAAAGAGCTTTGCTGCGATCCTTTACATTCTGACAACACGGGCTATAACTCATAA